The sequence TAAGTCTCAATACTAAACTTCGGGGCTTATATATTTTAGTGCCCAAAACAGCTTAAAAAAACCCCACTATCTGCCGAAATTCACCAGATATTATATCTGAAGACCGTGCTTTGCCGGTTCGGGTCCGGGAACACCGTTGTGGCTCCGATGATTATTGCCCCAGACATAGTTTGAGTAAGGTGATTAATCCGGACGCACACTTGCAGGGCCTTTTAGAGAATTTTAAAAGGGTAACTCACCTTGAATTATGGGTATTTGTGCTATTGCTCTGGCTGGAAAGAGATTTGAATTGATCAATAATCTCCACTCAGCCTGTTCTTTGCCTGCACTCATTGTTGCTCTTACTTCTCTTGCCGCATGCGGGGGCGGCGGAGGTGGTGGTGCCAATACTGGCGCTCCCACGCCGATGCAGGTGACGGTAACGTCACCTGTGCAGTTGCTGGCCATACAGGCGCCATACGGCGACTGCAGGGGTGAATTCAGTGGTGATCCTGATTGGGACCTGCCCATAAAAGGGTTGAAAGCGTTTGCCGATAGTTTGGGGTCCGGAGTTTCGGCGTACGGTACGCATCTCCATATTGTTGACGGGAACTGAGCTGCCCCCATCAATCGGTCCGGTTTGAAAGTTACGACCGGTCCGGGTTCAGCCTGGGCAACATCTTCATTGCATTCAGGATGGACCAGTTAAATGGGGGAGGGTTAATTTTTTGAAGTTCTTGAAAATTAACCAACCCAGCCAGAAAAAGGCTGTGAGACCAATAGCGGTTAAGATCGCCGGTTTAGGATCTTCAAGCGTACTGATAGAACCTGCATATGCAGCAATGATGGCGTAAGGCACAGTGCTGACAAGCCAAAGCGCTAGGAACTTGAAGAATGGCATACGCGTCATACCTGCCATACAGGCCGATACCTCCGGCAGGATCGGCGTGGCACGGGAAAGGAGGATCACGATGGCACCGTGCTTGCGAAAGGTCTGAACGGCTTCTTTGCGCTTCTCCGGGTCTTTGATAAGAAAATTAATCAAGAGTTCACCATATCTTCGGCTGATACCGTAACCGCATGTTCCGGCCAGCAGCAGGCCAACAACACCTGCGATTGCGCCGATCACCGGGCCTAAAAAGAATCCACCAAGAATCATCGTGGTAAGCGTTGGCACCGCGATAAATAAGTCAGCAAATAGCAGCCCTGCTACGATGAGAGCTACCCACATTGGGTCAGAATTCCTGGCCATTTCTAGCCACATCTCAATCTTCTCGACGGTAATGAGGCCGGTTGAGTTGAGAATGATAAAGGTACCGGCAAAGGCAAGCGCCAGAATAAACATGATTTTCAGTAACGGTTTCATAAGGGTTTACCTGACTTAAGGGTAAATGATGGGGATAGCGATTTCTCTGCCTACCTCATCAGTTTTTAACGCGGCGTCTTTATAGGAAGGCGGACCAAACCCAAGCTTTGCGCCGTTGGAAAAGCCCAAGCCTTCAGAGGGAATAATCCCCGTCCAGTTTTTGCTGACCTTACCGGTCATATCTTCATCATGCAGGATTTTAATGGCGAATGTATCGTTCTCGACATTAATGCGAAAACGCATGGTGTCACTTCCGGTAGTCACATTCCGGGTTTGTGTTGCAAGCGCTTTGCCATGATCTATCGGGAAGCCATCTTCGCTGAAGAGCATGGCCATAATTTGTCCCGGGCGTTCGGTATCTATGGCTTCAACCGTTACCGTAACGTCTTTTGCCAGTGCGGGTGAAAGTGTCAGCGTCATCATCAATCCTCCGAATAATAATGCTTGTAGTGATTGATTCCTGGTTAACTCCTTTTCATAAGGCTACGGTCAAGGCGTGGTGTGAGCGCTAGCAGTACACGCAGCAATTTCACCTTGCCGATATTGTTAATCCGTTTGCCTTGCTCAATGCCTGACACTATATCCTGTGCGGCCCGTTGAGGTGTGATTTTGCCTGAACCGCGCCCATGCGTCATCGGTGTATCAACGAGCGGAAGAAACGCCTGTAATACGCGGATATTGGTTTGCTCCAGCTGATAGCCAAGACTTTGCGAGAACACATCCATCCCCCCCTTGGTGCCACAATAAATGGCTGAACCTGTCTTCGGTGCCAGTGCCAGCCCGGAATTGATATTGGTGATGATACATTCACGCCCATCATCCAACATGGCGGGAAGAAGCAAATAGATCAGCGCGCATACGGCAGTGAAGTTCAGGTGAATCTCCGGGATGATGGTATCATAAGAAAAATCATCATCGATATAGGTTGGTGTATTCTGAATCGCCGCATTATTGATCAGCAGATCAATCTGGTTATGTGCTTTCACGATCTTGTCAGCCAACGCTTCATATTCTTGTGGTTTAGATAAATCGGCCGGATAGATCTTTATGCCTTCAAACTCTTTTTCTAATTTTTCTAACCGCACGCCCGACCTTGCGATAACAATGACTTTATTGTTTGGTGCGAGTATGCGCACTATCTCATAGCCAATACCAGATGTGCCGCCAGTGATCACGATCGTCTTGTCTGCAAGTTTCATCTGTTTTTCTCTTTTATCGTTTATCTTAGTGTTGATCAGGGGGATGACATGCCCCCTTCAATCGGTCCAGTTTGAAAGTTAGTGTATTATATGTATGCCGTGCTAACATTCAGGGTGGGTCAGTCAAATGGAGGCAACTCACATAAATATGTATTTGTTTAGAGGATAATAATTATGTTTGAAGCAGGAATAATAATTTTTTTTGGGGTTCATTTAATTCCGCTTTTTACTAATCTAAAAAGTTTCTTACAATCTAAGCTAGGCGAATATCCATACAAGGGGATATTTGCCCTGATCAGTTTAGCTGGATTATTGATGATTATATTTGGGTATGAAAGCGGAACAAACTATCACTATTCAGTATACCCAAACGCTTATTTGTATTCTACATATGTGATGTTCTTTTCTTTAACTTTTCTGGTTGCTGCCAACTTGCCAACATACATAAAAAAGATAACAAGACATCCTATGTCTTTAGGAATTGCTGTTTGGGCAATATTACATCTAGCTGTTAATCCGGATACATATTCTATTATTTTGTTTGGATCATTTTTAGCCTATTCAGCTGTTTCAGCTTTGGTTTCTGAATTGAGGGATGAAAAGAAAAAAGCAAGTGATGCAAAAATAATTTTTGATGCTTTATCTGTTGTTCTCGGTATTTTCATCACTTATTTAGCATTCAATTATCACGAATACATATCCGGGGCTATTTTGGTGTAAAATGAATAGATTGAGAGCCTCCTCAATACGATCTTTAATCAACTCCGTAACTGTGGAGTAGATTCACAGGGGTTTGTAAAGAGAAAACGAAGGGAAAATTCACTTTTCCAGATTATGTAGATGACCCTCCCCCATTTAACCGGTCCACCCTGAAGGTCAGTGAATATGTTGCCTATACTGAACCCGGACCAGCCATAAACTAACTTTCAAACCCGACCTGTTGATGAGGACTGACCACTCAGTGAATTATGCAGGCCGCCAAACCCGATACTCAACACCTCCCCCGGTAAAGATACGGCCTTCACCGATAAAGAATGTCGTATTCACCCAGGCATATCGCTCATCACCCGTCTCGATGCGTGGGTTGGTGTAGAAGTATTGATCCCCGAATTGAGTTTCGTTTCCGCTGGCTGTCGCTTCCTGGACGGCCGTATTCATTTCGAGGAGCCCAAAATACTGCATATACAAAAACGCACCATCATGGGTTTCGATCTGCGCCCTAACGTCTAGCCGAAGGAAACCGTCAGACCCAATTAGGGCCCACTCCCCACCTCCCAGAACGTTTCCCCGGATACGCTCTCCGGACACTTCACCACCTTTGATGTCGTAAACCAACCGTGTGCCAATTGGTATCGTGCCAACAGGTATGGGGGTACCGAGCGAACCATTAAACTGAAATTCCTGAACGAGTTGCATGTTGGAATCCTTTTTGATGCTTAAGTGAAATCAAAACGAATAATATAATTAGCCGGGTCGAAAATAAACCCAATTAGCTGAGAATACCTTCACCTTATTTCGCTTCATCAGATTTTCGTACATATGGGCGGGCGCACCCATTGGAATACCCAAGGCCTTTGCCTCAATTGTACGGGCTATTACACAGCCATCATTATTGGATAGAACCACCACGGGCTTGTTATTAAAGGATGGCTGAAATACCCGCTCGCATGACGCATAGAAATTATTGCAGTCAACAAGGGCATAAAATGTCGGGTCGTAGTGAGAAGTCATCCTACCTAGCGGGTAACGCCGGTCACGACACCCCAGATTTCAAGATCCTGATCGTCCGTAAATTCGATTGGATCGTAGGCATCATTTTCGGGTACTAACAGGGTCTTGCCCTTGGTCCTGATGAGCCGTTTAATCGTAAACTCACCATCAACAACGGCGATGACAATCTTGCCGCTCACCGGCTCAAGACTCTGATCAACCGCCAGAACATCATTGTCATGAATGCCGGCCCCTATCATTGAATCTCCACGGACACGGAGAAAGAATGTCGCGGTGGGATGTCTAATCAGGTTACTATTGTAATTAGTCACCCAAAACAGAGAGCAAAACCACTGCTACCCAATTAACAGCACGACCATAATTTTTGGGCAATAAAGTATATAAGCCCCTAAACTTCTTAATGCTCAACCAAGGTGAGTCCCGTGAGTTTTTCCAGCTCTGCAAGGGCTTGAGGCTCGCTTGCAACTTTTATGGTGGCCATGCCCATAGCGCGGGCGGGCTTGAGGTTAATGCCTAAATCATCCAGATAAATCACCTCATGGGGATTTACTCCAAGAGTCTCACACATCATCGCATAGATGCGGGGGTCGGGTTTGCGCATGCCCGCTTTTGACGATTCAATGACATGGTCAAACAACGCCATAGTGCCGGATAGCATGCTATCCCACTCTCCGGGAGAGCGGGTATTGTTGGTAATACATCCGGTCTTAAAGTGCGTTTTGCACCGGCGCAGGGCTTCCACCATACCGGGCCTGATGTCGCCCCGCAGAAGGTTGATGACCTGTCGTCCGCTTATCCCGCCGCCCTGTTGACGGGCTTCTTCGGTGAATAGCGCATCAAATTCATCTAAATCTATCTGGTTGCTTTCAAATTGTGCCCACGCATTGGTGTCCGGATTAGTAGCATTAATGCGCCGGATAAAATCCTTCGGCAGATTGTTGTCTGCCTCAAAGCGGTTAAAAGAATCAAAAGGACTACTGGTTATAACCCCCCCAAAGTCCCATACAACGGCCCTGAAAGACGATGCAGGCTGCGTGGAGGGCTGACCGTTGCCGGTCATGCCGGTGACATGGCTTCTAACCCAAGGCGGCGAAAAAGAGTGTTGTCGTGGTCCTGTTCCGGATTCTCCGTGGTCAAAAGCTTCTCGCCAATGAAAATGGAATTAGCCCCTGCCAGAAAACACAACGCTTGCGCCTCGTCATTCATGTTGGAGCGCCCTGCCGACAAACGCACCACGGAAGCCGGCATGGTAATCCGCGAAACGGCAATGGTGCGGACAAACTCAAAAGGGTCTAAATCATCACCCCTATCACCAAGGGGCGTGCCGTCCACCTGCATGAGCAAGTTAACGGGCACACTTTCTGGGTGCTCCGGCAGTGTGGCGAGAGTGTGGATCATACCGGCTCTGTCGGCGCGGCTTTCTCCCATTCCCACAATGCCTCCGCAACATACCCGGATACCCGCCTCGCGCACTTCGTCAAGAGTATCCAGCCGCTCCTGATAGGTGCGGGTGGTTACAACACTGTCATAATATTCCGGTGAACTATCTATATTGTGGTTGTAATAATCCAATCCTGCATCGGCGAAACGACGCGCCTGTTCGCCGGTCAACATGCCAAGGGTCATACAGGTTTCCATGCCCAGAGCCCGGACTTCTTTAATCATGGCACACAGATTGTCCATATCCCGGTCGTGGGGATTCCGCCATGCCGCTCCCATACAATAGCGGCTGGCACCCGCGTCACGTGCCTTGCGGGCTTCTTCTGCCACATTTTCGACACTCATGAGTTTGGTGGCCTTAACGCCGGTTTTAAAATGAGCACTTTGACTGCAATAGCCACAATTTTCCGGACACCCTCCCGTCTTGATAGAGAGCAGCGTACTCTTCTGGACTTCATTGGGGCTAAACCATTGCCTGTGGACTTGCTGGGCCTGAAATATCAAATCATTAAAAGGCAGGGCGAAGAGGTCTTCAATTTCCCGGCGTGTCCAGTCGTGGCGCACGGTCTTGCCGGCCGGTGCCGCATGGTGGTTTGACAGGTCCTGCTTTAAGCGAGGGGTATCCGGCGTGGGTGTAGATAGAGTCATGTATGTAATTGTTCCTGATGGGTGATGTTTCCGGAGGAAACAAGCATAAGCAAACCGGCCCGTGATGCAAGACCATTGGGTTTCGGGCCTGAGCGTGATAATCTGATTGCATGGAGAGAGTCGAGTTCCGGTCTGCAGACCCCTTTGAATTTTACCACATTATTGCACGGCCCGATGAGATGTCCGGCCGGGATATGTCCGGTACTTTGAGCCTGCCCTCTGAAGCGGGGCCGGATCATCCGGTTCCGGCCGTTATTGCGTGTCATGGCAGTTGGGGATGGCGGGCTCATCATGAAGAACATCTTCAGGCGTTTCGTGATCAGGGTTTCGCGGTCTTTCAACTCCATTCTTTTGAGGCCCGGGGTATTGAAAGCACGGCAGAGCGGCAAATGGCCGTCACCATGGCGATGATGGTGCATGATGCTTTTAGCGCTCTGGCAGTGCTACTGGAGAATCCATCCATTGATGGAGCGCGTGTCGGGGTGACAGGATGGAGTCTGGGTGGCGGAATGGCTGTTTATTCGGCATGGGAGCCGTTGGCGGAACGCCTTGCGCCGGAGGGGGCACGTTTTGCCGCTCACCTCGGGTTTTATCCGGCGTGTCATATGCGCTGTGATGATATGCGGTGGTCCGGTGCGCCGATGCTTATTCTTATCGGAGAAGCAGAGGACTACACACCTGCCGTGCAGGCGGTTGATCTCACCCGCGCTCTTGTTGATGCGGGGGTTCCTGCCGAGATTATTCTTTATCCTGATGCACACCATTCATTTGATTCCCGTGATCCGGTGGTCTTCCACGACAAAGTGCAGGCGCTAACTCCCGCCCCTCTTGTGCGCATACGTCAGGATGGTTCCATGGTGGTAGAGGGAACCGAAAAGCCTCTTAATGAACCTGAAGACCGCCTCGCCAACGCGCCCGTATTTTCCAAACGGGGCGCTCATGCCGGAGGAAATCCCAAAGCGCGTGAGGCAGCCTTTCGCGACGCCGCACGTTTCATGGGCACTACACTTCAGATTTGAATTTAGTTCAAAACAGGCGCTGAAAAACACCTGCCATGTCTTGACCGGAAGGCCGCTATTCCATAGTGTCCGGGTGACAACAATTCCGGATCATCCATGACTTCAAACACTGCTGTAACCGGCATGCTGGCGCTAGCCGATGGAACCACCTTGCCCGGCATCGGCTTTGGCGCAACGGGACACGCCGTTGGTGAATTGTGTTTTAACACCGCCATGACGGGCTATCAGGAAATTCTAACGGACCCCTCTTATGCAGGTCAGATTATCGTGTTCACCTTTCCTCATATCGGCAATGTGGGGGCTAACGGCGACGATAATGAAACGGCGTATGTGTCTCCTGAAGGAGCAGTCCGTGCTTTGGTGGTACGGGAGCTTCTAACGCTGCCGTCCAGCCACAGGGCGCAGGACCATCTTGATGGCTGGCTGAAAGAACGGGGAATTATCGGTCTATCCGGGGTTGACACACGGGCCCTGACACGGCGCATTCGTGAGCAGGGTTTTGCTAATGCGGCTATTGCCCATGAGCCCGGTGGCCGTTTTGATACGGCGGCCATGCAGAAAACGGCCGGCGCATGGCCCGGTCTTGAGGGTATGGAATTAGCCCGGTCAGTCACTACAAATACGTCTTATGAGTGGGATCAACCTCTCTGGCGCTCCCCTCATGATACCCCCGACTCCGGGCAAAAAGAGACCGTATCCGCACCGGCACCCCATGTGGTGGCGGTAGACTATGGCATGAAAAGCAATATTCTGCGCTCTCTTACAAGTCAGGGTGTGCGGGTCAGTGTCGTATCGGCCGGCGCGGAGGCCCGGGCTATATTATCGCTCAGGCCTGATGGCGTATTTCTTTCTAACGGGCCCGGAGATCCGGCAGCAACGGCCGCTTATGCCGCACCGGTGGTTCGTGAGATTGTAGACTCCGGTGTGCCGGTGTTTGGTATCTGTCTCGGTCATCAAATTCTGGCTCTGGCGCTGGGTGCCAAAACGACAAAAATGCGGCAGGGGCATCATGGAGCCAACCATCCGGTTAAAGATATAGAAACCGGCAAGGTGGAGATTACCAGCATGAATCACGGGTTCACGGTTGACCGGGATAGCCTGCCCAAGAATGTGGAAGAGACTCATATCAGCCTGTTTGATGGCAGCAATTGTGGTCTCCGCCTAAAAGACAAGCCGGTTTTTTCGGTGCAATATCATCCGGAAGCTTCACCCGGTCCTCATGATAGCCATTATCTGTTTACACGTTTTTATGAAAACCTGACTTAGGAGAGGTCATGCCGCGCCGCACCGACATTGAAAGCATATTAATCATTGGTGCGGGGCCTATTGTTATTGGTCAGGCGTGCGAATTTGATTATTCCGGTGTGCAGGCATGCAAGGCTCTCAAGAAAGAAGGTTACCGGGTTATTCTGGTGAACTCCAATCCGGCAACCATCATGACGGATCCGGAACTGGCAGACGCTACGTATATTGAGCCGGTTACACCGGAAATGGTGGCGCGGGTTTTAGAAAAAGAAAGGCCTGATGCGATACTGCCTACCATGGGTGGACAAACGGCTCTTAATGTAGCCCTCGCGCTGGCGGAAGACGGCGTTCTGGAACGCCTTGATATCCGGCTCATCGGTGCAGATAAGCAAGCCATCGCCAAGGCCGAAGACCGCCAGTTGTTCCGGGATGCCATGATGCGGATCGGGCTGGAGTCACCGCGCTCCCGGTTGGTGCATACCAAACAGGAAGCACTGGATGCGCTGGAAGATACAGGACTGCCGGCGATTGTACGTCCGTCTTTTACGTTGGGGGG is a genomic window of Parvularculales bacterium containing:
- a CDS encoding VTT domain-containing protein, which encodes MKPLLKIMFILALAFAGTFIILNSTGLITVEKIEMWLEMARNSDPMWVALIVAGLLFADLFIAVPTLTTMILGGFFLGPVIGAIAGVVGLLLAGTCGYGISRRYGELLINFLIKDPEKRKEAVQTFRKHGAIVILLSRATPILPEVSACMAGMTRMPFFKFLALWLVSTVPYAIIAAYAGSISTLEDPKPAILTAIGLTAFFWLGWLIFKNFKKLTLPHLTGPS
- a CDS encoding DUF2141 domain-containing protein, which translates into the protein MMTLTLSPALAKDVTVTVEAIDTERPGQIMAMLFSEDGFPIDHGKALATQTRNVTTGSDTMRFRINVENDTFAIKILHDEDMTGKVSKNWTGIIPSEGLGFSNGAKLGFGPPSYKDAALKTDEVGREIAIPIIYP
- a CDS encoding SDR family NAD(P)-dependent oxidoreductase; translation: MKLADKTIVITGGTSGIGYEIVRILAPNNKVIVIARSGVRLEKLEKEFEGIKIYPADLSKPQEYEALADKIVKAHNQIDLLINNAAIQNTPTYIDDDFSYDTIIPEIHLNFTAVCALIYLLLPAMLDDGRECIITNINSGLALAPKTGSAIYCGTKGGMDVFSQSLGYQLEQTNIRVLQAFLPLVDTPMTHGRGSGKITPQRAAQDIVSGIEQGKRINNIGKVKLLRVLLALTPRLDRSLMKRS
- a CDS encoding NnrU family protein; the protein is MFEAGIIIFFGVHLIPLFTNLKSFLQSKLGEYPYKGIFALISLAGLLMIIFGYESGTNYHYSVYPNAYLYSTYVMFFSLTFLVAANLPTYIKKITRHPMSLGIAVWAILHLAVNPDTYSIILFGSFLAYSAVSALVSELRDEKKKASDAKIIFDALSVVLGIFITYLAFNYHEYISGAILV
- a CDS encoding DUF3237 domain-containing protein; the encoded protein is MQLVQEFQFNGSLGTPIPVGTIPIGTRLVYDIKGGEVSGERIRGNVLGGGEWALIGSDGFLRLDVRAQIETHDGAFLYMQYFGLLEMNTAVQEATASGNETQFGDQYFYTNPRIETGDERYAWVNTTFFIGEGRIFTGGGVEYRVWRPA
- the umuD gene encoding translesion error-prone DNA polymerase V autoproteolytic subunit, whose amino-acid sequence is MTNYNSNLIRHPTATFFLRVRGDSMIGAGIHDNDVLAVDQSLEPVSGKIVIAVVDGEFTIKRLIRTKGKTLLVPENDAYDPIEFTDDQDLEIWGVVTGVTR
- a CDS encoding HAD-IA family hydrolase; the encoded protein is MTGNGQPSTQPASSFRAVVWDFGGVITSSPFDSFNRFEADNNLPKDFIRRINATNPDTNAWAQFESNQIDLDEFDALFTEEARQQGGGISGRQVINLLRGDIRPGMVEALRRCKTHFKTGCITNNTRSPGEWDSMLSGTMALFDHVIESSKAGMRKPDPRIYAMMCETLGVNPHEVIYLDDLGINLKPARAMGMATIKVASEPQALAELEKLTGLTLVEH
- the bioB gene encoding biotin synthase BioB; this encodes MTLSTPTPDTPRLKQDLSNHHAAPAGKTVRHDWTRREIEDLFALPFNDLIFQAQQVHRQWFSPNEVQKSTLLSIKTGGCPENCGYCSQSAHFKTGVKATKLMSVENVAEEARKARDAGASRYCMGAAWRNPHDRDMDNLCAMIKEVRALGMETCMTLGMLTGEQARRFADAGLDYYNHNIDSSPEYYDSVVTTRTYQERLDTLDEVREAGIRVCCGGIVGMGESRADRAGMIHTLATLPEHPESVPVNLLMQVDGTPLGDRGDDLDPFEFVRTIAVSRITMPASVVRLSAGRSNMNDEAQALCFLAGANSIFIGEKLLTTENPEQDHDNTLFRRLGLEAMSPA
- a CDS encoding dienelactone hydrolase family protein, coding for MERVEFRSADPFEFYHIIARPDEMSGRDMSGTLSLPSEAGPDHPVPAVIACHGSWGWRAHHEEHLQAFRDQGFAVFQLHSFEARGIESTAERQMAVTMAMMVHDAFSALAVLLENPSIDGARVGVTGWSLGGGMAVYSAWEPLAERLAPEGARFAAHLGFYPACHMRCDDMRWSGAPMLILIGEAEDYTPAVQAVDLTRALVDAGVPAEIILYPDAHHSFDSRDPVVFHDKVQALTPAPLVRIRQDGSMVVEGTEKPLNEPEDRLANAPVFSKRGAHAGGNPKAREAAFRDAARFMGTTLQI
- the carA gene encoding glutamine-hydrolyzing carbamoyl-phosphate synthase small subunit codes for the protein MTSNTAVTGMLALADGTTLPGIGFGATGHAVGELCFNTAMTGYQEILTDPSYAGQIIVFTFPHIGNVGANGDDNETAYVSPEGAVRALVVRELLTLPSSHRAQDHLDGWLKERGIIGLSGVDTRALTRRIREQGFANAAIAHEPGGRFDTAAMQKTAGAWPGLEGMELARSVTTNTSYEWDQPLWRSPHDTPDSGQKETVSAPAPHVVAVDYGMKSNILRSLTSQGVRVSVVSAGAEARAILSLRPDGVFLSNGPGDPAATAAYAAPVVREIVDSGVPVFGICLGHQILALALGAKTTKMRQGHHGANHPVKDIETGKVEITSMNHGFTVDRDSLPKNVEETHISLFDGSNCGLRLKDKPVFSVQYHPEASPGPHDSHYLFTRFYENLT